Proteins found in one Jatrophihabitans sp. genomic segment:
- a CDS encoding DUF2630 family protein: MSHESEQPILHQIHDLVAEERQLRSTHTGIGLNSAERGRLEAIERELDRCWDLLRHRRAEEEYGADAARTVEETDRSDRFFDRSDDDLEI, translated from the coding sequence ATGTCACACGAGAGTGAGCAACCGATCCTGCACCAGATCCACGACCTGGTCGCCGAGGAGCGCCAGCTGCGCTCGACGCACACCGGCATCGGCCTGAACTCCGCCGAGCGCGGCCGGCTGGAGGCCATCGAGCGCGAGCTCGACCGGTGCTGGGACCTGCTGCGGCACCGGCGGGCGGAGGAGGAGTACGGCGCCGACGCTGCCCGGACAGTTGAGGAAACCGACCGCTCCGACCGCTTCTTCGATCGCTCCGACGACGATCTGGAAATATGA
- the paaI gene encoding hydroxyphenylacetyl-CoA thioesterase PaaI, translating into MTDTLPADDAAHELAQRCMRAILDADVASASLGMRALWVTPGQAEVAMRVTPMMLNGHQIGHGGMIFALADTAFAVACNSYNRTTVAAGCDIDFVAPVRAGDELRALAQERYRQGRSGLYDVTVRRGDGVVVAEMRGRSREIPGTLVPDPAR; encoded by the coding sequence ATGACCGACACCCTGCCGGCCGATGACGCCGCTCACGAGCTGGCCCAACGTTGTATGCGCGCCATCCTCGATGCCGACGTGGCCTCGGCCTCGCTCGGCATGCGGGCGCTCTGGGTCACCCCTGGCCAGGCCGAGGTGGCGATGAGGGTGACCCCGATGATGCTCAACGGCCACCAGATCGGGCATGGCGGCATGATCTTCGCCCTTGCCGACACCGCCTTCGCGGTCGCCTGCAACAGCTACAACCGCACTACCGTGGCAGCCGGCTGCGACATCGACTTCGTTGCCCCGGTCCGTGCCGGGGACGAGCTGCGAGCGCTGGCCCAGGAGCGTTACCGGCAGGGCCGCAGCGGGCTCTACGACGTCACGGTCCGGCGTGGCGACGGTGTGGTGGTAGCCGAGATGCGGGGGCGGAGCCGCGAGATACCGGGCACGCTGGTGCCCGATCCCGCCCGCTGA